Proteins encoded together in one Alteribacter keqinensis window:
- a CDS encoding helix-turn-helix domain-containing protein, producing the protein MDFGDKIRTLRKDNGYGLNEFAKEIGVSAGYLTGKTSTINIDTLKVLDEKLGLFQHDALFDPSSPFDLKLGRLVGEVKQLHQDQPNAAEYVINNLQIAIQFVRSQT; encoded by the coding sequence ATGGATTTTGGAGATAAGATACGGACTCTAAGAAAAGACAACGGATACGGTCTTAATGAATTCGCAAAAGAAATAGGGGTTTCAGCTGGGTACCTTACAGGAAAAACCAGTACCATCAACATAGATACATTAAAAGTTCTAGATGAAAAGTTAGGGTTATTCCAACACGACGCTCTGTTCGATCCATCTTCACCATTTGACCTAAAGTTAGGGAGGCTGGTAGGGGAAGTAAAGCAATTACACCAAGACCAACCAAACGCAGCTGAATACGTAATTAATAACCTCCAAATAGCTATTCAGTTTGTTCGATCACAAACATAA
- a CDS encoding recombinase family protein yields MGKTVIYIRQSLGNDKQKLSSDTQLKFCSDLAKEKGFLVWKVYSDYNVSGRTTEIKERLQLYELLQEIKLGKIGRVITYKRDRLSRNAHQYSEIMNDYINKYNVEVLFAASNEPPAFKGNVGEFLELILGGVSQYEGDNINKKLLDSRKAKLRTGQEKNVLYWAGGTAPFGFKVKEGVLVPCPQNQKTVEKAFRIFEENLFEDGSLIHSISQVAKSLNIADSTLKRIIRSEFHMGKVKQVVDGEEFISELEKPAVGIESWQLANQNLTLYEKKQFEKSPLPTLYLLYFIQCGYCETKMYNPERSVFYRCSNHKKLHFCNAHELELEVFSALKKHITEQLKIYQERIQEAVINKFKAEVLRRVDEVKQSITNADSEIKRLGEQSLAHSSNKITQKLQKTFSKLRDLESSLSDLDRKKLEIEGWDKLSPTLNVEDAYSFDPVMEAYLSWIKIIYWTKEGLQYEFHFLGDE; encoded by the coding sequence GTGGGAAAAACCGTCATTTACATTCGTCAATCTTTAGGTAATGATAAGCAAAAACTCTCTTCTGACACGCAATTGAAATTCTGTAGTGACTTAGCTAAAGAAAAGGGCTTTCTAGTTTGGAAAGTTTACAGCGATTACAATGTTTCGGGAAGAACTACCGAGATTAAGGAAAGGTTGCAACTTTACGAGCTCCTTCAAGAAATTAAACTGGGGAAAATCGGACGAGTGATTACTTACAAACGTGACCGCCTTTCAAGAAATGCCCATCAATACTCGGAGATTATGAATGACTATATTAATAAATACAATGTGGAAGTTTTGTTTGCAGCAAGTAATGAACCGCCAGCGTTCAAGGGAAATGTTGGGGAGTTCTTGGAATTAATATTAGGTGGTGTTTCTCAATACGAAGGTGACAATATTAACAAAAAGTTACTTGATTCTCGCAAAGCAAAGTTAAGAACTGGTCAAGAAAAAAACGTGCTGTATTGGGCAGGAGGAACAGCACCCTTTGGCTTTAAGGTTAAGGAAGGTGTATTGGTACCATGTCCACAAAACCAAAAAACTGTGGAGAAAGCATTTAGAATCTTTGAAGAAAACCTTTTCGAAGACGGCTCTTTAATTCATTCCATTTCTCAAGTTGCAAAATCACTAAACATTGCAGATTCTACATTGAAGCGGATCATACGGTCTGAATTTCACATGGGTAAAGTGAAACAGGTAGTAGATGGTGAAGAATTCATTAGTGAGCTTGAAAAGCCAGCTGTTGGAATAGAGTCATGGCAGTTGGCAAACCAAAATCTAACTTTATATGAGAAGAAACAATTCGAAAAATCGCCATTGCCAACTTTATATCTTCTATATTTCATTCAATGCGGTTATTGTGAAACCAAGATGTACAATCCTGAACGCTCTGTCTTTTACAGATGTTCAAACCATAAAAAGTTACATTTTTGTAATGCACATGAATTAGAGTTAGAAGTCTTTTCTGCATTGAAGAAGCACATCACTGAGCAATTAAAGATATACCAAGAGCGCATACAAGAAGCTGTAATAAATAAATTTAAGGCTGAAGTCTTACGAAGAGTAGATGAAGTGAAACAATCAATAACTAATGCGGATAGTGAAATAAAAAGGCTAGGAGAACAGTCGCTCGCCCATTCATCGAATAAGATAACTCAAAAATTACAGAAAACATTTAGTAAACTAAGGGATTTAGAATCATCGCTTTCTGATTTAGACAGGAAAAAGCTCGAAATTGAAGGGTGGGACAAATTGAGTCCAACATTAAATGTAGAAGATGCTTACTCTTTTGACCCCGTCATGGAAGCTTACTTAAGTTGGATAAAGATCATCTATTGGACCAAAGAAGGGTTGCAATATGAATTCCACTTTCTGGGAGATGAATGA
- a CDS encoding recombinase family protein: MEQELLQKLTGKRGVFYGRHSTDKQDIAWQIQLVDNFFEEVLHSKPIAYYSDEAVSARKTKYKDRAKLQHLIKDSSRGVFDFVVISSYDRIARNPIDHLKLREALTEKGIPVIIATTRTEYGKEDFLTRLLFDGISKYEADQTAQRTSDNINTLVFQGKWKGGRTPFGYVYHRASNTLKPDPIRREKVKEIFSMYEKGLGFKEIANVLNDEEKLAKPSWYKEKVKGIITNPIYAGVLTLYRREGNSGYRIRDRSEWVEHEAKCITSPIISKQQWENCWKIYSEKTKIYGKKKENQAAGGTTKLDTPFFLKKILYCTCGKMMRWRNYTNQKKVYQAYICDDCDYRVPCDLLHKKFEQEWNYRVTDSLLQLMNGKRKKLAEKELLILEESIKDCDVMKLDLKNEQNNFIDRKKALLRNSGDSDEAFVYALDLLIKDREKRISEINDQKDLLEIKKSKVSEFLEASPVNISLNFNDFSPRDKNELIRHYVLSCKVSRERDLEITFVNLE; encoded by the coding sequence TTGGAGCAAGAGCTTTTGCAGAAACTAACAGGTAAAAGAGGTGTGTTTTACGGAAGACATTCAACTGACAAACAAGATATAGCCTGGCAAATACAGTTGGTTGATAATTTCTTCGAGGAAGTTTTACATTCAAAGCCTATTGCTTATTATTCCGACGAAGCTGTCTCGGCTAGGAAAACAAAGTACAAGGACAGGGCTAAGTTGCAGCATTTAATCAAGGATTCTTCCCGTGGAGTTTTCGATTTTGTTGTGATTTCAAGCTATGATCGAATTGCCAGGAACCCTATTGACCACTTAAAGCTCAGGGAGGCCTTAACTGAGAAGGGTATACCTGTCATAATCGCTACTACAAGAACTGAATATGGAAAAGAAGACTTCTTAACCCGACTATTGTTTGACGGTATTTCCAAATATGAAGCAGATCAAACAGCTCAAAGAACGAGTGACAACATAAACACATTAGTATTCCAAGGGAAGTGGAAAGGAGGACGGACTCCTTTCGGCTATGTATACCATCGGGCTTCGAACACCCTGAAACCAGATCCAATAAGGCGCGAAAAAGTTAAAGAAATCTTTTCGATGTATGAGAAAGGTCTAGGCTTTAAAGAAATTGCGAATGTTCTAAACGATGAAGAAAAGCTTGCTAAACCCTCTTGGTATAAAGAGAAGGTTAAAGGAATTATTACAAACCCTATCTATGCAGGAGTATTGACTTTGTATCGAAGAGAAGGGAATTCTGGATATAGAATTAGAGATCGTTCAGAATGGGTTGAACACGAAGCTAAATGTATCACTTCTCCGATCATCTCGAAGCAGCAATGGGAGAATTGCTGGAAAATTTATTCAGAAAAAACAAAGATATACGGAAAGAAAAAGGAAAATCAAGCTGCTGGGGGTACAACAAAACTTGATACACCATTTTTCCTGAAGAAGATATTGTATTGCACATGTGGCAAGATGATGAGATGGAGGAATTACACCAATCAAAAGAAGGTATACCAGGCCTACATTTGTGATGATTGTGACTACAGAGTACCTTGTGATCTTCTTCATAAGAAATTTGAACAGGAGTGGAATTACAGGGTTACGGATTCCTTGTTACAACTGATGAATGGGAAACGTAAAAAACTTGCAGAGAAAGAGCTATTAATATTGGAGGAGAGCATAAAAGATTGTGACGTAATGAAATTAGATCTAAAAAATGAACAAAATAACTTTATCGATAGGAAAAAAGCGTTGTTACGTAACAGTGGCGATAGCGATGAAGCATTTGTTTATGCATTAGATCTTCTTATTAAGGATCGGGAAAAAAGAATTAGTGAAATAAATGACCAAAAGGACCTTTTGGAAATAAAAAAAAGTAAGGTGTCGGAATTTCTTGAAGCTTCTCCAGTGAATATTTCTTTGAATTTCAATGATTTTAGTCCCAGGGATAAAAACGAATTAATCAGACATTATGTTTTGAGTTGTAAGGTCAGCAGAGAAAGGGATCTTGAAATTACGTTTGTGAACCTGGAATAA
- a CDS encoding type I restriction-modification system subunit M: MKKLSLQQLEAHLWESANILRGSIDSSDYKNYIFGLLFLKRLNDVFVETAETIEEEENDDYGWYDRDEHQFFVPERARWKNIQAATQDIGDYINKAFEALEEENPSLQGVLANIDFNDKGKLPDRLLLKLVLHFSAIDLRNENLSEPDMLGRAYEYLIKQFADDAGKKGGEFYTPSKVVELLVKLLKPEEGMRVCDPTVGSGGMLIQSVDYIKSQNGNPRNLTLHGQERNLNTWAICKMNLLLHGMSDHRLEKGDTIRDPKLLEDGELILYDRVIANPPFSLSNWGREEAEGDEFGRFRFGVPPKDKGDLAFVQHMVATLNHKGKAGVVMPHGVLFRGGAEGKIRQGLLDNDLVEAVIGLPSNLFYGTGIPACILILNRDKEDSNKEKVFFIHAADYFQAGKNQNTLRDEDLDKVVSAYEKREDAENYSRAVSLDEIQDNDHNLNIARYIDTTEEEKKIDVQEALADLRKLEEERNEVENKMYWYLKELGYRE, from the coding sequence ATGAAAAAGTTATCATTACAGCAATTAGAAGCTCATTTATGGGAATCGGCGAATATTTTACGGGGAAGCATTGATTCTTCAGATTATAAGAATTACATATTTGGACTACTTTTCTTAAAACGATTAAACGACGTTTTTGTTGAAACGGCAGAAACGATTGAAGAGGAAGAGAACGATGATTACGGCTGGTATGACCGTGACGAACACCAATTCTTTGTTCCAGAGCGTGCACGTTGGAAGAACATTCAGGCTGCAACGCAGGACATTGGTGATTATATCAATAAAGCCTTTGAAGCATTAGAAGAAGAAAACCCTTCTCTTCAAGGGGTTTTGGCGAATATAGACTTTAACGATAAAGGAAAGCTGCCTGATCGCCTTTTATTAAAGCTGGTGTTGCATTTCTCCGCAATCGATCTGAGAAACGAAAACCTTTCTGAACCTGATATGCTTGGACGAGCATATGAGTACTTGATTAAACAGTTTGCTGATGATGCAGGTAAAAAAGGTGGGGAGTTTTACACTCCGAGTAAAGTCGTAGAACTATTGGTTAAATTGCTTAAACCTGAAGAAGGTATGCGCGTTTGTGATCCAACTGTTGGATCAGGCGGTATGCTCATTCAATCGGTTGATTACATTAAGTCTCAAAACGGGAACCCGAGAAACCTAACCCTTCATGGGCAGGAGAGAAATTTAAACACGTGGGCTATTTGTAAAATGAACCTCCTCCTCCATGGCATGAGTGATCATCGTTTGGAAAAAGGAGACACAATACGCGATCCTAAGTTACTTGAAGACGGGGAACTTATTCTTTACGATCGTGTCATTGCCAACCCACCATTCAGCCTTAGTAATTGGGGACGAGAGGAAGCAGAGGGCGACGAGTTTGGCCGTTTTCGTTTTGGCGTTCCTCCGAAAGATAAAGGAGATTTGGCCTTTGTTCAGCACATGGTCGCTACACTCAATCACAAAGGTAAAGCTGGTGTGGTGATGCCTCATGGGGTTCTCTTCCGTGGGGGAGCTGAAGGCAAGATCCGTCAAGGGCTTCTTGATAACGATTTAGTCGAAGCGGTGATCGGCCTCCCATCCAACTTGTTCTACGGTACGGGGATACCTGCGTGTATCCTGATTCTAAACCGTGATAAGGAAGACTCGAACAAGGAAAAAGTCTTCTTTATCCACGCAGCGGACTACTTTCAGGCAGGGAAGAACCAAAACACCCTAAGAGACGAAGATCTGGATAAGGTCGTATCAGCTTACGAAAAACGTGAAGATGCCGAGAACTATTCACGAGCTGTGAGTTTGGACGAAATCCAAGACAACGACCATAACCTCAATATCGCCCGTTACATCGATACAACGGAAGAAGAGAAGAAGATCGATGTACAAGAAGCGCTAGCGGACCTTAGGAAGTTGGAAGAAGAGCGAAATGAAGTTGAAAATAAGATGTACTGGTATTTGAAGGAGTTGGGCTATCGTGAATGA
- a CDS encoding restriction endonuclease subunit S, which translates to MNESAKIKKAKAFIGSFPEDWNVYSLDELLETIRNGTSERQNQNNRGLPVTRIETIANGSINFKKVGYIDSEKDLSNYKLRIGDILFSNINSVKHIGKVAKFNGERNLYHGMNLLLLRPNELVNPDYLFKIMSSSTVKKYYESNAKQAVNQASVNQSDVMSFINAYPPLKEQQKIAAILTSVDEAIEKTEAIIEQTEKVKKGLMQQLLTKGIGHTKFKKTEIGEIPEKWEIKQLKDLSHKIQDGTHFSPKTKEKGSLYITSKNIRPFRFDLTDVKYISLEDHKKIYKRCDVKEGDVLLVKDGVNTGNTVVNTIKEEVSLLSSVCLIRCNEQMSNLFLCQYLNSSILRQLILKQLTGNAIKRLTLTTINALRVPVPPREEQDKINNKLSSLDSKVELEKKQLYKLRVIKRGLMQVLLTGKVRVKVDGEVPS; encoded by the coding sequence GTGAATGAATCTGCAAAGATAAAAAAAGCTAAAGCTTTTATTGGTAGCTTCCCTGAAGATTGGAATGTATATTCTTTAGATGAACTGCTAGAAACAATTAGAAACGGTACTTCAGAAAGGCAAAATCAAAACAATAGAGGCTTACCAGTTACCAGAATAGAGACAATAGCCAATGGCAGTATCAACTTTAAAAAAGTAGGTTACATTGATTCAGAAAAAGACTTGTCGAATTATAAATTAAGAATAGGGGATATACTTTTTAGTAACATAAATAGCGTAAAACATATTGGTAAAGTTGCTAAGTTTAATGGTGAAAGAAATTTGTACCATGGTATGAACCTACTATTACTAAGACCGAACGAATTGGTGAATCCAGATTACCTATTTAAAATTATGAGCTCAAGCACTGTAAAAAAATACTATGAATCTAATGCAAAGCAAGCCGTCAATCAAGCTAGTGTAAATCAATCCGATGTAATGAGTTTTATTAATGCATATCCTCCCCTAAAAGAACAACAAAAAATCGCAGCCATACTCACCTCCGTTGATGAAGCCATAGAAAAAACCGAAGCGATCATCGAGCAAACGGAAAAGGTAAAAAAGGGGCTCATGCAACAGCTTCTTACTAAGGGGATTGGGCATACAAAATTTAAGAAAACAGAAATAGGAGAAATTCCTGAAAAATGGGAGATTAAACAACTTAAAGACCTATCACATAAAATTCAAGATGGGACTCATTTTTCACCCAAAACTAAAGAAAAAGGTTCTCTTTATATAACTTCTAAGAATATAAGGCCTTTTAGGTTTGATTTGACGGATGTCAAATATATATCTTTAGAGGATCATAAAAAAATCTATAAACGTTGTGACGTTAAAGAGGGTGACGTTCTCCTTGTAAAAGATGGAGTGAATACTGGAAACACAGTTGTAAATACGATTAAGGAAGAGGTTAGTTTATTATCAAGTGTTTGTTTAATTAGATGCAATGAACAGATGAGCAACCTGTTTTTATGCCAATACTTAAACTCGAGTATCTTGAGACAGTTAATTCTAAAACAGCTTACTGGAAACGCAATCAAAAGGCTAACCTTAACAACAATTAATGCTTTAAGGGTTCCTGTACCCCCTAGAGAAGAACAAGATAAAATCAATAATAAGCTATCTTCTTTGGATAGTAAGGTGGAATTAGAAAAGAAGCAGCTCTATAAACTGAGAGTGATAAAGCGAGGTCTTATGCAGGTTCTCCTAACAGGAAAGGTCCGTGTAAAAGTCGACGGGGAGGTGCCGTCGTGA